From the genome of Nitrosomonas sp. Is79A3:
TACGCATAATTGCACCAATGTCACCAGCAGTCAAAAGCACTCGGAAAACTATCTGGATGTAGCTTGGGGTAAAGACATCACGAGAACTTTTGAAGCCAGTATCAAAGTAACTACAGTGAATAAGCAGGGCGTCCTGGCACGAGTCGCTGCCGAAATAGCCAAAGCCGAATCAAATATTGACGACATCGCCATGGAAAACGAGAACGATTTCATGCATATGCGTTTTATTCTGCAAATCAACAATAGATCACATCTGGCACAGGTTATACGTGGCCTACGGCATCTTAAGGAAGTTGTTCACATCCATCGCACGCAAAGCTAATTTGCCAGTTTGTTGTGAATCAGTAGAATATTTCTAAATTCTGATCGCGAGTCATGAGAAGCGGGTAATCAGCAGACTAGCGATTTAGTATGATCTCCAGCACAAACTTGCTGCCGATGTAGGCGAGTAACAATGTAACAAAGCCCACCAGGGTCCAGCGAATCGCTATCCGGCCGCGCCAGCCGTAGAGTTGTCTGCCGGCCAGCAGCGCTGCGAATACTCCCCAAGAGATAAAACCAAACAGAGTTTTGTGTGAGAATGTAAGTGGCTGGCCGAATACTTCTTTTGAGAACACTACGCCACTCAAGAGCGTCAAGGTAAGTAAAATAAATCCAACCCAGATAATATGGAACAACAGCTTTTCCATCGCCAGCAGCGGCGGCAGATTTGTTAGTATCGAACGGGTAGCAGGGTGATGTAAATGGCGCTCCACCACCGTCATCAATAATGCGTGTAATGCTGCTATCGTCAATAAACTGTATGCCATCATCGCAATCAGCAGATGCGCTTTAAATGCAGGTAATTCGGTGTTCGCAAGAGGGCGCAACGATGGAAAAAATAACGGCAATAACACCGCTATG
Proteins encoded in this window:
- the ccsA gene encoding cytochrome c biogenesis protein CcsA; this translates as MTSILTYLAAFLLYILIGWFFWRNTWDQVSSKADDHVLITNTWAHYAMLVPLVLHAMTLYQSMFAGTGLSFGLSNAISSIVWLTAFIYWFSGFFNRLQGLQTLVAPVAAAAAIAVLLPLFFPSLRPLANTELPAFKAHLLIAMMAYSLLTIAALHALLMTVVERHLHHPATRSILTNLPPLLAMEKLLFHIIWVGFILLTLTLLSGVVFSKEVFGQPLTFSHKTLFGFISWGVFAALLAGRQLYGWRGRIAIRWTLVGFVTLLLAYIGSKFVLEIILNR